From the Hymenobacter yonginensis genome, one window contains:
- a CDS encoding SAM hydrolase/SAM-dependent halogenase family protein, producing MGLITFLSDFGYRDHYVAAVKARILQLAPTVPVLDITHAIEPFNIAHAQHVLQAVFRDFPAGTVHLVGVNDLGAPRAAWHAARFQGHYFVAADNGLLALLCDGQPDELVSLAPAAAPTASPTRDLLAPAAVHLAQGGALQGLGPLTTDLYSLLNRQVRLQDHRITGHVVHVDHYGNLITNITRSAVEVIGRDRPCAIHFARETVRSIARHFQDADPGEAVCIFNSQDQLCIGINQGNASELLGLHFDSQVDVRFALDS from the coding sequence ATGGGGTTGATTACGTTTCTGTCTGACTTTGGCTACCGCGACCATTACGTAGCGGCAGTGAAAGCGCGGATTCTGCAGCTGGCACCCACCGTGCCGGTGCTCGACATCACGCACGCCATCGAACCCTTCAACATCGCGCACGCCCAACACGTTCTCCAAGCCGTGTTTCGTGATTTCCCGGCCGGCACGGTGCACCTGGTGGGCGTAAACGACCTGGGCGCGCCCCGGGCGGCCTGGCACGCGGCCCGCTTCCAAGGCCACTACTTCGTGGCGGCCGACAACGGCCTGCTCGCGCTGCTCTGCGACGGCCAGCCCGACGAGCTGGTCTCGCTGGCCCCGGCAGCAGCCCCCACCGCCTCCCCCACCCGCGACCTGCTGGCTCCGGCCGCCGTGCACCTGGCCCAGGGCGGGGCGCTGCAGGGTTTGGGCCCGCTCACCACCGACCTCTACTCCTTGCTCAACCGCCAAGTGCGGCTGCAGGACCACCGCATCACGGGCCACGTGGTGCATGTGGATCACTACGGCAACCTCATCACCAACATCACCCGGTCGGCGGTGGAAGTCATCGGCCGCGACCGGCCCTGCGCCATCCACTTCGCCCGCGAAACCGTGCGCAGCATTGCGCGGCATTTTCAGGATGCCGACCCGGGCGAAGCCGTCTGCATCTTCAACAGCCAAGACCAGCTGTGCATCGGCATCAACCAGGGCAACGCGTCGGAGCTGCTGGGCCTGCACTTCGACTCGCAGGTCGACGTTCGGTTCGCGCTGGACAGCTAG
- the hscB gene encoding Fe-S protein assembly co-chaperone HscB yields MPATDYFAFYELPESFQPDEKAIKSKYYALSRQYHPDFHATASPEHQQEILTLATLNTNAYRTLSDADRRMAYILQQHGLLEEGKQDLPADFLMEVMELNEQLMELEFDSDPALVGQLQTDVNHLTHTLKTGIEPVLAGYAMLPADARPQALSQVRTYYLKKRYLLRIQESLAKFATRS; encoded by the coding sequence ATGCCCGCCACCGATTACTTTGCCTTTTACGAACTGCCGGAGTCATTTCAGCCGGACGAGAAGGCCATCAAAAGCAAATACTACGCGCTAAGCCGCCAATACCACCCCGATTTCCACGCCACGGCCAGCCCGGAGCATCAGCAGGAAATCCTGACCCTGGCCACGCTCAACACCAACGCCTACCGCACGCTTTCCGACGCCGACCGCCGGATGGCTTATATTCTGCAGCAACACGGGTTGCTGGAAGAGGGAAAGCAGGATCTGCCGGCCGATTTTTTAATGGAAGTAATGGAGCTAAACGAACAGCTGATGGAGTTGGAATTCGACTCGGATCCAGCCTTGGTCGGCCAGCTGCAAACCGACGTTAACCACCTCACTCACACCCTGAAAACCGGCATCGAGCCCGTCCTGGCCGGCTATGCCATGCTACCCGCTGACGCCCGCCCGCAGGCCCTGAGCCAGGTTCGCACCTACTACCTCAAAAAGCGCTATCTGTTGCGCATTCAAGAAAGTCTGGCTAAGTTTGCCACCCGTTCCTGA
- a CDS encoding tyrosine-type recombinase/integrase, giving the protein MNRYLKKITQLAGLNRLVEVVSTAGGRVVKGAVPLHELVTMHTARHTFAVQSLLRGMPVAVLQRVMGHAKIQNTMKYAQVVEELQHQAMRAAWDGPATTSNQAAPDGTVCSVLTAA; this is encoded by the coding sequence ATGAACCGCTACTTGAAGAAAATAACGCAGCTGGCGGGGCTAAACCGGCTGGTGGAAGTGGTGAGTACGGCCGGCGGCCGGGTGGTGAAAGGGGCCGTGCCGCTGCATGAGCTGGTGACCATGCACACGGCCCGGCACACGTTTGCCGTCCAAAGCCTGTTGCGTGGCATGCCGGTGGCCGTACTGCAGCGGGTGATGGGCCACGCCAAGATTCAGAACACCATGAAGTACGCCCAGGTGGTAGAGGAACTGCAGCACCAGGCCATGCGGGCCGCCTGGGATGGACCTGCGACTACCAGCAACCAGGCAGCCCCCGATGGCACTGTCTGCTCGGTGCTGACAGCAGCTTAA
- a CDS encoding MerR family transcriptional regulator produces MGHFSISDLEQLSGIKAHTIRIWEQRYGILRPVRTATNIRTYCDDDLRRLLNVATLCGRGYRISKVAQLSEQEMEKAVMACNDDSNNYCQQVHALMAAMLAMDEVQLNYLLNSSIRRMGFEQAVLNVVYPFLQRIGVMWQAGSVNPAHEHLVTHLLRQKLMAATDALPAVNAASVRRWVLFLPEGEMHELALLFMNFALRARGHHVLYLGQNLPIDGLLEVCQAYQPHSVCTVLTAVPDRDQLQGFVDELRHVCGSATVLLYGPVAQTEPLQLPPHMIRLQLMTDFLAFADQMQEAMAEPA; encoded by the coding sequence GTGGGACATTTTTCCATCAGTGATCTGGAGCAGCTCTCCGGGATTAAGGCACACACCATCCGCATCTGGGAGCAGCGCTACGGCATTCTGCGGCCCGTGCGCACCGCCACCAACATCCGCACCTACTGCGACGACGACCTGCGCCGCCTGTTGAACGTGGCCACGCTGTGCGGCCGCGGTTACCGCATTTCCAAAGTAGCCCAGCTCAGCGAGCAGGAGATGGAGAAGGCTGTTATGGCCTGCAACGACGACTCCAACAACTACTGCCAGCAGGTACATGCCCTGATGGCCGCCATGCTGGCCATGGACGAGGTGCAACTCAACTATCTGCTTAACAGCTCCATCCGGCGGATGGGCTTCGAGCAGGCGGTGCTGAACGTGGTGTATCCGTTTCTGCAGCGTATTGGGGTGATGTGGCAGGCCGGTAGCGTGAACCCGGCCCATGAGCACCTGGTTACGCACTTGCTGCGTCAGAAACTGATGGCCGCCACCGACGCACTGCCGGCCGTAAACGCGGCCAGCGTGCGCCGTTGGGTGTTGTTTCTGCCCGAAGGCGAAATGCACGAGCTGGCGCTGCTGTTCATGAACTTCGCCCTGCGCGCCCGGGGCCACCATGTGCTATATCTGGGCCAGAACCTGCCCATCGACGGCCTGCTAGAAGTATGCCAGGCCTACCAGCCGCATTCGGTCTGCACGGTGCTCACGGCCGTGCCCGACCGCGACCAGCTGCAGGGGTTTGTGGACGAGCTGCGCCACGTGTGCGGCAGCGCCACGGTACTGCTCTACGGGCCCGTAGCCCAGACTGAGCCGCTGCAGCTGCCGCCACATATGATCCGGCTGCAGCTCATGACCGACTTTCTGGCCTTCGCCGACCAGATGCAGGAAGCCATGGCCGAGCCGGCGTAA
- a CDS encoding ComEC/Rec2 family competence protein encodes MFHWASYAFVRLTLALMAGILTYLYVGEQLPTLVWPLAALVGLFLIIQARVWRHPDPAVADKAGLLALAAVYVAGAAFMQQATESRRPDHLYRFGADIEFYRAVVDDYTVVRPATYATTVRVSAVRVGGKWQPAVGGIRVSVPRDSGVAAPQYGDVWLVRGAPAPSKAPLNPGEFDYRRYLQYHQVYHQQFIHPDQYQRIGIAPPSVLKAAAMRAARVLDGVFRQYVHAKREYALASALVLGIKDDVDQQTRQAYANTGTTHIMAVSGLQVGLLFGAVSWLLGWLPGRRGPLFRLLTALLGLAVIWSYAFLTGLSASVLRAAVMFTFIIVARASQRQANMFNTLAVAAFCLLCYDPYLLCDVGFQLSFLAVISIVYLQPRIAGWFDVKNYFLEKQRPWQPNLVQMLWKGSSNFLDGVWQATALSLAAQVATFPLGLFYFHQFPLSFLLSNLVAVPISSIAVYVGLGLLALKGVVAGLALLLPDLAALLNYGPIAVAWVFEKLIWLFNEYIFWIGRTMPGALISEIHVTAPQAWLVFGIILALLAFFQLKKLAWLGLACLLTGIFAGSRVWAAHRLAPDERLIVYSIPRRSVLGFWQGAAAHIVSVDSLPLTETERTYRIVPGIIQREARSVRYHTRWRESPVPATPDIAARPGLVLAVWRGVRVALVSGPLAGAHQPVAAHVVVLRRNARVWPEDLAAVFGRGAIIVFDSSCKSWYVESMREKLQPTGWQLHDVAMQGAFVWQVGATDALNR; translated from the coding sequence ATGTTTCACTGGGCTTCCTATGCGTTTGTGCGCCTGACGTTGGCGCTCATGGCTGGTATCCTCACATACTTATATGTCGGTGAACAGCTGCCCACGCTGGTATGGCCGCTGGCGGCGCTGGTGGGGCTGTTCCTGATCATCCAGGCGCGCGTGTGGCGCCACCCCGACCCCGCCGTGGCAGACAAGGCCGGCCTGCTGGCTTTGGCGGCGGTGTACGTAGCCGGGGCTGCCTTCATGCAGCAGGCCACCGAGTCGCGCCGGCCTGACCACCTGTACCGCTTCGGGGCGGATATCGAGTTTTATCGGGCCGTGGTGGACGACTACACGGTGGTGCGGCCGGCCACGTACGCTACTACTGTGCGGGTGTCGGCGGTGCGGGTAGGAGGGAAGTGGCAGCCGGCGGTAGGCGGCATCCGGGTTTCCGTTCCCCGCGATTCGGGCGTGGCCGCGCCGCAATACGGCGACGTGTGGCTGGTGCGCGGCGCGCCCGCACCCAGCAAAGCTCCGCTCAACCCCGGCGAGTTCGACTACCGCCGCTACCTACAGTACCACCAGGTTTATCACCAGCAGTTCATCCACCCCGACCAATACCAGCGCATCGGCATCGCGCCGCCCAGCGTGCTGAAGGCCGCCGCCATGCGGGCCGCCCGCGTGCTCGATGGCGTGTTTCGGCAATACGTGCACGCCAAACGAGAGTATGCGCTGGCGTCGGCGCTGGTGCTGGGCATCAAGGACGACGTGGACCAGCAAACCCGGCAGGCCTACGCCAACACCGGCACCACCCATATTATGGCCGTGTCGGGGCTGCAGGTGGGGCTGCTGTTCGGGGCCGTGTCGTGGTTGCTGGGGTGGCTGCCGGGCCGGCGCGGGCCGTTGTTTCGGCTTCTCACGGCCCTGCTTGGACTGGCCGTCATCTGGAGCTACGCCTTCCTGACGGGGCTGTCGGCGTCGGTGCTGCGGGCCGCGGTGATGTTCACGTTCATCATTGTGGCGCGGGCCTCACAGCGGCAGGCCAACATGTTCAACACGCTGGCCGTGGCGGCTTTCTGCCTGCTCTGCTACGACCCCTATCTGCTCTGTGACGTCGGGTTTCAGCTGTCCTTTCTGGCCGTTATCAGCATCGTGTACCTGCAGCCCCGCATTGCCGGCTGGTTTGATGTGAAGAACTATTTCCTGGAAAAGCAGCGGCCCTGGCAGCCAAATCTGGTGCAAATGCTCTGGAAAGGAAGCAGCAATTTCCTTGATGGGGTCTGGCAGGCCACAGCGCTGTCTTTGGCGGCGCAGGTGGCCACGTTTCCGCTGGGGCTATTCTATTTCCACCAGTTTCCGCTCAGCTTTCTGCTCTCCAACCTAGTGGCCGTGCCTATTTCCAGCATAGCCGTGTACGTGGGGCTGGGGCTGCTGGCCCTCAAGGGCGTGGTGGCGGGCTTGGCGCTGCTGCTGCCCGACTTGGCTGCTCTGCTGAATTACGGGCCCATTGCGGTGGCCTGGGTGTTTGAAAAGCTGATCTGGCTGTTCAACGAGTACATCTTCTGGATTGGGCGAACCATGCCGGGTGCCCTTATTTCCGAAATTCACGTTACGGCGCCGCAGGCCTGGCTGGTGTTCGGCATCATCCTGGCGCTGCTGGCCTTTTTCCAGCTGAAGAAGCTGGCGTGGCTGGGGCTGGCCTGCCTGCTGACGGGCATCTTTGCCGGCAGCCGCGTGTGGGCCGCCCACCGTCTCGCCCCCGACGAGCGCCTGATCGTCTACAGCATTCCGCGGCGGTCAGTGCTGGGCTTCTGGCAGGGCGCGGCCGCCCACATCGTCAGCGTCGACTCGCTGCCGCTCACCGAAACCGAGCGCACCTACCGCATCGTGCCGGGTATTATCCAGCGCGAAGCCCGCTCTGTGCGCTACCACACCCGCTGGCGCGAGTCGCCGGTGCCGGCCACGCCCGATATAGCTGCCCGGCCCGGGCTGGTGCTGGCCGTGTGGCGCGGCGTGCGGGTGGCGCTCGTGAGCGGGCCGCTAGCCGGCGCCCACCAGCCGGTGGCGGCGCACGTGGTGGTGCTACGCCGCAATGCCCGGGTGTGGCCCGAGGACCTAGCGGCCGTTTTCGGCCGGGGCGCCATAATCGTGTTCGATTCTTCCTGCAAATCCTGGTACGTGGAATCTATGCGGGAAAAGCTGCAACCTACTGGTTGGCAGCTACATGATGTGGCTATGCAGGGCGCATTTGTCTGGCAGGTGGGGGCCACTGACGCGCTAAACCGCTAG
- a CDS encoding phage integrase SAM-like domain-containing protein, with protein MTVKFVLREDKTDKNGLVPVFIDAIFEGLRLRCFTREKCQPKEWNADKQRFRKGKAGAEEANNVLEAMAERVQKRYRDLRTAGTPPTLALLREVINPAAVKPELSMAEAMTAFIEVLRGRGYAFHTLRHYGTARNHLAAFLATGRRRKISVADYDGAVHDDFVKYLRTTCGLGPNGIYTVLKDVKTFLRHTQDERKQTLGLELKRVEVRYADQAKTYLTGADLADLSAVQLPQTLEPARDVFLFCCYTGLRYSDVAALHGGNLHALGANGDGDRVLRLVQTKTRATVSIYLSRLAAEILDRYAAAERTGKVPGYCRYWPTSP; from the coding sequence ATGACCGTCAAATTCGTCCTCCGGGAAGACAAAACCGACAAAAACGGGCTGGTTCCGGTATTCATCGATGCCATATTTGAGGGGCTGCGGCTGCGCTGCTTCACCCGCGAAAAGTGCCAGCCTAAGGAATGGAACGCCGACAAGCAGCGGTTCCGGAAGGGAAAAGCCGGGGCGGAAGAGGCCAACAACGTGCTCGAGGCCATGGCGGAGCGGGTGCAAAAGCGCTACCGCGACCTGCGTACGGCGGGCACCCCTCCTACCCTGGCGCTGCTACGGGAAGTGATAAACCCGGCGGCCGTCAAGCCGGAGCTGAGCATGGCGGAGGCCATGACGGCCTTTATCGAGGTGCTGCGCGGGCGGGGCTACGCCTTCCACACGCTGCGGCATTACGGCACGGCCCGCAACCACCTGGCAGCGTTTCTGGCCACGGGCCGGCGCCGCAAAATCAGCGTGGCCGACTACGACGGGGCCGTACACGACGATTTCGTGAAGTATCTGCGCACCACCTGCGGGCTGGGCCCTAACGGCATCTACACGGTGCTCAAGGACGTGAAGACCTTCCTGCGGCACACCCAGGACGAGCGCAAGCAAACACTGGGACTGGAACTCAAGCGCGTGGAAGTGCGCTACGCTGACCAGGCCAAAACCTACCTGACCGGGGCCGACCTGGCCGACCTGTCGGCCGTGCAGCTGCCGCAGACGCTGGAGCCGGCGCGGGACGTATTCTTGTTTTGCTGCTACACCGGCCTGCGCTATTCCGACGTAGCAGCTTTGCACGGGGGCAACCTGCACGCCCTGGGCGCCAACGGCGACGGGGACCGGGTGCTGCGGCTGGTGCAAACCAAGACGCGGGCCACGGTGAGCATCTACCTGAGCCGGCTGGCGGCCGAAATCCTGGACCGCTACGCCGCGGCGGAACGCACGGGGAAGGTGCCAGGCTACTGCCGGTACTGGCCAACCAGCCCATGA
- a CDS encoding GNAT family N-acetyltransferase → METARVHRVTSAPDLAAALAVRHTVFVLGQNVPATLEQDAHDHTDATHYLAVAADGTPCGAARWRPTDNGVKLERFAVLADYRNQQAGAALLRQVLLDVDAAHPTATVYLNAQLPAVRFYERHGFRAEGPQFEEGGLQHYKMVWERPA, encoded by the coding sequence ATGGAAACTGCACGTGTACACCGAGTTACTTCTGCCCCCGACCTGGCGGCGGCGCTGGCAGTCCGGCACACGGTATTTGTGCTGGGCCAGAACGTGCCGGCCACGCTGGAGCAGGACGCCCACGACCACACCGACGCCACCCACTACCTGGCCGTAGCGGCCGACGGCACGCCCTGCGGCGCCGCCCGCTGGCGCCCCACCGACAACGGCGTGAAGCTGGAGCGCTTCGCTGTGCTTGCCGACTACCGCAACCAGCAGGCCGGCGCTGCGCTGCTACGGCAGGTGCTGCTGGACGTAGACGCCGCCCACCCCACCGCCACCGTGTATTTGAACGCCCAGCTGCCGGCCGTGCGCTTCTACGAGCGGCACGGCTTCCGGGCGGAGGGGCCGCAGTTTGAGGAAGGCGGCCTGCAGCACTACAAGATGGTCTGGGAGCGCCCGGCCTAG
- a CDS encoding sigma-70 family RNA polymerase sigma factor yields the protein MTSLEFTNQVQKISYSLKPVAMNLTRDADDAKDLVQETLLKALLNKDKFKAGTNLKAWLYTIMRNTFINNYNKITKRNSNIDSTEYFQYFNTDENYITHNGATSDFVVTDINQAIAGLSADYRTPFMMYYIGYKYLEIAEKLQIPIGTVKNRIHIARKELKDALKVYAPGV from the coding sequence ATGACCTCACTGGAATTCACCAACCAAGTACAGAAGATTTCCTATTCGCTGAAGCCCGTGGCGATGAACCTGACCCGCGACGCCGATGATGCCAAAGACCTGGTGCAGGAAACTTTGCTCAAAGCGCTGCTCAACAAGGACAAGTTCAAGGCTGGCACCAACCTCAAGGCATGGTTGTACACCATCATGCGCAACACGTTTATCAACAACTACAATAAGATAACGAAGCGCAACAGCAACATTGATTCCACCGAGTACTTCCAGTACTTCAACACCGACGAAAACTACATCACCCACAACGGAGCAACCTCCGACTTCGTAGTAACCGATATCAACCAGGCCATTGCCGGGCTGTCGGCCGACTACCGGACGCCGTTCATGATGTACTACATCGGCTACAAGTACCTGGAAATTGCGGAAAAGCTGCAAATCCCGATTGGAACCGTCAAAAACCGCATTCACATTGCCCGCAAGGAGCTCAAGGATGCGTTGAAGGTATACGCCCCCGGCGTGTAG
- a CDS encoding sterol desaturase family protein, which produces MTTLAAFAISATTFLGMEFVAWFMHRFVLHGPLWFLHRSHHVRHPHRFERNDFFFLFYGSLSALLIIYGAPDKDWRFWVGVGIAAYGTLYFFVHDVLIHGRMRFWRKSRNTYLRALNMAHKMHHKAITRDGSEEFGLLWVSPKYFELALRRPAPTRTLRTRAASTPQEKEGGR; this is translated from the coding sequence ATGACGACGCTGGCAGCCTTCGCCATTTCGGCAACTACTTTTCTGGGCATGGAATTCGTTGCCTGGTTTATGCACCGTTTCGTGCTGCACGGGCCGTTGTGGTTTCTGCACCGCTCGCACCACGTGCGGCACCCGCACCGCTTCGAGCGCAACGACTTTTTCTTTCTGTTCTACGGCTCGCTGTCGGCGCTGCTGATCATCTACGGGGCGCCCGACAAGGACTGGCGCTTCTGGGTGGGCGTGGGCATTGCCGCCTACGGCACGCTCTACTTCTTCGTGCACGATGTGCTGATCCACGGCCGCATGCGCTTCTGGCGCAAGTCGCGCAACACCTATCTGCGGGCCCTGAATATGGCTCACAAGATGCACCATAAGGCCATCACCCGCGACGGATCCGAGGAATTTGGGCTGCTGTGGGTATCGCCGAAATACTTTGAGCTGGCCTTGCGCCGGCCCGCGCCCACCCGCACCCTGCGGACCCGGGCCGCATCCACCCCACAAGAAAAAGAAGGAGGCCGTTAG
- a CDS encoding putative quinol monooxygenase — protein sequence MLIRIVRMTFAPERVPEFLQLFEASENQIRSMPGCRFLELWQDADQPHVYCTHSHWDSADALNAYRRSALFGQVWPATKALFAAPPLTFSVTPATPDQQAADSVQ from the coding sequence ATGTTGATTCGCATTGTGCGCATGACGTTTGCCCCGGAGCGGGTGCCTGAGTTTTTGCAGCTGTTTGAGGCCTCGGAAAACCAGATCAGAAGCATGCCGGGCTGCCGCTTCTTGGAGCTCTGGCAGGATGCCGACCAGCCGCACGTATACTGCACCCACAGCCACTGGGACTCCGCCGACGCCCTGAATGCCTATCGCCGGTCGGCGTTGTTCGGGCAGGTCTGGCCGGCCACCAAGGCACTGTTCGCAGCGCCGCCGCTGACCTTTTCGGTAACACCGGCCACGCCAGACCAGCAGGCAGCCGACAGCGTACAGTAA
- a CDS encoding enoyl-CoA hydratase/isomerase family protein, with translation MDNMATQELEALRFIRYEAADAIGYITLNRPDKRNALSADMVTELKLAFEFAEEDDACKVVVLRAEGPAFCAGADLAYIQELQGFGYTDNLADSTHLMQLFHQVYTLKKVVIAQVQGHALAGGCGLVTVCDFAFSVPEARFGYTEVKIGFLPAIVSVFLLRKVGEARTKQLLLTGDVLPASRALELGLLTSVVEPAELAAHVYAFARRLCVENSTQSMEITKEMLARLPEMPLEDSLRYAAQLNAEARGSVDCRRGIAAFLAKEKISWDN, from the coding sequence ATGGACAACATGGCCACGCAAGAGTTGGAGGCCCTGCGCTTCATCCGCTATGAGGCGGCTGATGCCATTGGCTACATCACCCTCAACCGCCCCGATAAACGCAATGCCCTCAGCGCCGACATGGTGACGGAGCTGAAGCTGGCTTTCGAGTTTGCCGAAGAAGACGACGCCTGCAAAGTGGTAGTGCTGCGCGCCGAAGGCCCGGCCTTCTGCGCCGGCGCCGACCTGGCCTACATCCAGGAACTGCAGGGCTTCGGCTACACCGATAACTTGGCCGACTCTACGCACCTGATGCAGCTGTTTCACCAGGTTTACACCCTCAAAAAAGTGGTGATTGCGCAGGTACAGGGCCACGCGCTGGCTGGCGGCTGCGGCCTCGTCACGGTCTGCGACTTTGCGTTCAGCGTGCCCGAGGCCCGTTTCGGCTACACCGAGGTGAAAATCGGGTTTCTGCCGGCCATCGTGAGCGTGTTTTTGCTGCGCAAAGTAGGAGAGGCCCGCACCAAGCAGCTGCTGCTCACCGGCGACGTGCTGCCCGCTTCCCGGGCCCTGGAACTGGGGTTGCTCACCAGCGTGGTGGAACCGGCCGAGCTGGCCGCCCACGTCTACGCCTTCGCCCGCCGTTTGTGCGTCGAGAACTCCACCCAGAGCATGGAAATCACCAAAGAGATGCTGGCCCGCCTGCCCGAAATGCCGCTGGAGGACAGCCTGCGCTATGCCGCCCAGCTCAACGCCGAGGCCCGCGGCTCGGTTGACTGCCGCCGGGGCATCGCGGCTTTCCTGGCCAAGGAAAAGATTAGCTGGGACAATTAA
- a CDS encoding PhoH family protein: MVEKVITLENVSLIDFLGPDNQNIRQLAAAFPGSKIISRGNEIKIQGQTLVISRINDILSALIEHYHQYGQISEKTVSQYLSSADEDQQDRILAASPDVILFGDKGGVIKAKTANQQRLVDAVLKHDLVFALGPAGTGKTYISVALAVRALKNKEVKRIIISRPVVEAGESLGFLPGDMKEKVDPYLRPIYDALEDMLPAEKLKLYLENKTIEIAPLAYMRGRTLNNAFVLLDEAQNTTPSQLKMFLTRMGPSAKVMVNGDRSQIDLPTKVKSGLMQALDILRDVPGIGFVEMSAEDVVRHRLVKQIVLAYDKFDVDTQQEQANQANRPIRQAQPYRRPGGPSSTSSDPSRHPDARREDDGMAALPVNHEQ, from the coding sequence TTGGTCGAGAAAGTCATCACGCTCGAAAACGTGTCCCTGATTGATTTCCTGGGACCCGACAACCAGAATATCCGCCAGCTTGCGGCGGCCTTTCCGGGCAGCAAAATCATTTCACGCGGCAACGAGATTAAGATTCAGGGCCAGACACTGGTAATCAGCCGCATCAACGACATTCTGTCGGCCCTGATTGAGCACTACCATCAATACGGCCAGATCAGCGAGAAAACGGTTTCCCAATACCTGTCGTCGGCTGACGAAGATCAGCAGGACCGCATTTTGGCGGCTTCGCCCGACGTTATCCTGTTCGGCGATAAGGGCGGCGTCATCAAGGCCAAAACTGCCAACCAGCAGCGCCTCGTTGACGCCGTGCTGAAGCATGACCTGGTGTTTGCGCTGGGGCCGGCCGGTACCGGCAAAACCTATATTTCGGTGGCGCTGGCCGTGCGGGCGCTCAAAAACAAGGAGGTGAAGCGCATCATCATCTCGAGGCCCGTGGTGGAGGCCGGCGAAAGCCTCGGTTTCCTGCCCGGCGACATGAAGGAGAAGGTCGACCCCTACCTGCGCCCCATCTACGACGCGCTGGAAGACATGCTGCCGGCCGAGAAGCTGAAGCTGTACCTGGAAAACAAGACCATCGAAATTGCCCCGCTGGCCTACATGCGCGGCCGGACGCTCAACAACGCGTTTGTGCTGCTCGACGAAGCCCAGAACACCACGCCTTCGCAGTTGAAGATGTTTCTGACGCGGATGGGCCCTTCGGCCAAGGTGATGGTGAACGGCGACCGGAGCCAGATCGACCTGCCCACCAAGGTGAAGTCGGGCCTGATGCAGGCGCTGGATATTCTGCGCGACGTGCCGGGCATCGGCTTCGTGGAGATGAGCGCCGAGGACGTGGTGCGCCACCGCCTGGTGAAGCAGATTGTGCTGGCCTACGACAAGTTCGACGTGGACACCCAGCAGGAGCAAGCCAACCAGGCCAACCGCCCCATCCGGCAGGCGCAGCCCTACCGCCGCCCTGGCGGGCCTAGCTCCACCTCCTCCGACCCCAGCCGCCACCCCGACGCCCGCCGCGAGGACGACGGCATGGCAGCCCTGCCCGTCAACCACGAGCAATAG